ATCAAAGTCTGAAACTCTACAAAACTTAAGACAACAGCTATTTATCCtgcattaaaaagagaaaaaggattaTTTATCTGGGTGGAAGGCAGTTCACAGCAGTCATACGTTTTAGGAAAGAAACTGATACTGGTTCATCCTGTTAAACTAAGCTGCTTGAGCATAAACAGCCCACTTGCTGACAAAACAGAGTTTAtcctaaaaatatgtatttaccaCCATAAATACGTATCTGATTGCACACAGCCGCCAGTCCCCAGCAAGTCCCCGTCACACATCACACCCAGAAGTGTCAGGAATTACAGCTTTAAGATGTATACTCAGGTTAAAGTAATAAAGCATCCAAATTAGGGATCAGAGTGTTTACGTTTATATCCAAAATTGCCTGCCCTGGTCACATCAGCAGGTCCCGAGGGGTAAAGAGGGTTTCACCAGCTTGTGCAGAAAACCAGCCAACTACATATTGAAAGAGAATTTAGTTATTAAAACCTCCTAATTTTATGCTGGTGACCAACTTGAGAGCAAAATCTGCCTGTCAACTAGATGAGGGTTTTCCTGGATAAAACCTaaggctttttttaaagctaaggtGGTTGTTTCAAGCCACCTCTACCAGAACAAGACACCTGCACCTCGTGTCTAAACGTTGGCTCTGCGAAGTGGGATTAATGGGCCTTGTCCCCAGATGATCTCAGCCGTTTAGAACAACTTATGCAGATGAGGTACCGTCCAGGTTTTAATAAACTACCCCTAAAACTCTCCAGGTGTAAGTGAAATGGAATAATGCAAAAAGAGCAAGATGAAGAACGGCAACGGATTGTGCTGAAATGGGGAGTATTGAGGAAGAGAAGCTTTCGGGGACTGAACCTTGGGATGAATCCTGGCTGATTCTGCAACAAGAAACAGAGGTAAGCTAACGAAACACGCAAATAACGAGCTGGAGGGTGGGGAAGCAGTCAGCAGAAAGGAGGATCGGAATATTAAACGTGACCTGAACGACCACGCAAGATCCAGCGACACCAAGCGAACTCACAGACCTATTTACAAacgcaacaataaaaaaaaaaaatctgctgtacgCAGAGAGCTCGGTCAGCAGAGGAGGACCCGAGTGCGGAATTACAAATAACTCCAAAACAGGCAGTATGActttaaaagcaagaaatacaGCACTCAAGTCATGGTATCCTCAACAGAGAGAAGGGCAGCAGTAAATGCCACGGTAGAAGGCACCGCCAAGAGCTAATCTGGAATATTGTGTACCACAATGAACCCACGCTCAAGAAAGATTAATCAAAACTGAAGTGCAAAGGAGGGCTAAGAGTAGAAACAGCAGAAGGGATGACCTACATTACCAGAAACTAAAAGCCTGGTTGGCTCAGCGTGCAAAAACAGGCTGGTAAAGAGCAGGGCTCTCTAAATCCACTGAGAGGTCAAcatcaggaagaaattaaatttaattaagtaATTAAACAACACTAATGCAAGAAATACCAGATAGATACTGATCATAAGCAGTATTTAGCTGGAAACCGGGTTTCTACACGTCCGAGCAAAGATGGTCTGGAATAACCTTCACAGCAAATTCAGCCAGAGCCCTAACTGCCTCTGACACGGCGCTCGGTAAAGCTTGCAGAGGGGACTAAGAGGTTTCGCCACCTTTAATATCAGGGTCAGGCTCAAATCTGAAATTTCTTTCTAGTCCCACGTTCCCTACGCTGTTATCACCCATCAGAAAAGCGCCTGGTGAGCCAAGTCCTCCACAATGGGAGAGCTAACCTACATTTAATTCTCCACTGCAACTTTCTTAATGGATTAAAAATCATCCACGGACGACGCACCCCTCCAGCTCTCTCGACTCTCCTCCCTTATTATGGGAGAAAAAGCCCTCAAATGGAATATTTGACATCAGTCAAGTTCACCTGCCGCAAACATTTATCTTTAGTATTGTCCCCTCTCCTGTGGGAACAAAGAGCTCCCTGATCAAATCTCTTTCTCGGATTTTTATTGCATAAAGCGTTAACACCACCAGAGGTAGATTCAGAGGGAGATCTCAGACATAACCGATCTCCAAACAAAACACGAAGATGTGTGGTACGGTGCCTGTCAAACCAATTCCTCCCCAGAGACCTACTTAGACGACCCTACGCTATAATTACATGCACCAGGTAAGTACGTCTGTTCGGAGAAGCTCACTGATGCCTGACTGCCAGGAGCCGAAGCGGAGCTAAGCCCTGCATCCTCCCAATAAGTTTCGGCTGTTCTAGAAACTTAACCTACAGTAATTTTCAAGAAGCCACCGCAAGATAATTAATCATAAGCTGATGTTGCCTATGCCCTTCCCAGGAATAGTGTTTATCGGGGACAAATGTGGACAGAAAGGTGGTTAGGGGCTGTTTTTTGTGACGCTGGTATTCCCATCATAGGAATTAATTCCCTAATGGCCTTTACCAAGAACACAAGCAGGGCATTTACACAAAGTAAGTTTTAATCACGACTCTTTCCTCTTCGGACACCACAGAGAGATTACGAAACGTAAGAGTTATGTGATAGTGAGAGGGCTCTGACGCTGTCAAGCTTAATCTCATTCTTTCGAGCTAGGGAAAGTTTAAGCTGTTTCTTTCCATCACTTTACCGGGTAGCAAAGAACTGGGGCATCTCAAAGAAAAGCACCCAAACAAAGTAAGGATGATGACAACCGTTGAGTCCAAATAATGTTATCCAGGCTCCTAAAGACAACCAGTTTACAGAACGCCTAGTATCAAAAAGCCTACCTGGTCACAAGCTCCTGAAATACCTCTTTAGAGATACGAAGAGAACTTTCCCTTCTAAGAATGTAAATGATTCCCTCTTACAAAGATCCAAGTTCACCAATGCCTGCTTAAAACACGCCAGCATCCTGCATCGTTTAACCTCTGATCTgtaaaaagctctgctttttgaTGAACATCACTCCAAGAGATGGGTCTACcacagttttcttctttaaaaagaaaaaatgaaagagaacagaGAGACAGACAAGAGAATCTGCAGCTCGGCTGAAATATTTCAATCTATTTATCTTTACACCAGTCTCAACTCCCTTGGCACAGATCGCCACAGCAGGCGTGCATCCGGCTTTATTGCCCCCGGTCACGCTTTCTCGGCCACCCTAACCCGAAGGAGACAATTCCCTAAGAAAATTCCCATCTGTGCCAGTTAATTTAACCTCCCCTTCCAAAAGGCGGTGAGCAGATACCACCTGCTGGTCACTGCCTCGTTGCTTCAAGTTATTCGGCAACGATATTTCCCCTCCCAGGGCTTTCAAATGAGAAAGTCTTCAAATTTATTGTTGGTTAGGATCAAGGCAATAGCCAAAACACCCTCGCTATCTTTCCTCCCTCATTGCTGAAGCCATAAAAGATAAGACAGTCCCAGTACCGCGGACCATATCTGTGCGCTCGCGGCGCATCAGCCAGCCTTCGCAACTGCCAGAAAAGACAAAGCTGCCCACTAAAGAGCGTGCTCTCAGTTTCATCAATTAATCAGTGGGACTGATTTAATCCTCACCCCCAAATTCCTTCTCCTAAGAGGTAAAAGCCAGGACTAACAGCTAGACTTTGAACTCCCTTCCGTAAGATCAAAAACCTCGACGCTGAAGAAACACGACATCAATTCTACCGCcagagctgcaaggaaaaatCTAGGCTGCAAAGATGAACAGCACCTATTGCGGGAGGCACGCGGCGCCCTCGCTCCTGGACCAGATCGCAAGCCAGAACACTTTGGGGAAAAACCCGAGCCGATCAGGTCATCCGTACAGCCCCGTGCAAGGTTGATTGCCTCCTACAAGCAACTTGATTTCAAGCAGAGGTTAATTAGAACTTACTCTAAGTTGCTATTAGGGCAAGGAGTCAAGtgacattaaataaaaagaaatgtttaaagaacatttgttttagctttaaatcattttatttttaatgtaaaaatacacatttacaaagaaaatacaaacaaacctCTGAaataacattacaaaaaaaaacacaaaggggAAGACACACGGGCTGGGGCCTATCTTTACGTCGTTTAATCATACAGCAAAATTGTTTCTCCAAGTGGCCGGGCCACACGAAAGTCCATGTTCAAACCACTTGGCTTAAAAAACTTTGCTTTAGCAAGTTCACGACACACTGAACCACTCATCTCGGGGTCCAATTCTAGCCTTAAAATGACTTTTCCCCTCCAACAGTatcatattctctctctctctcctgcattTACTTGCCATTTATAAGCTCCAGTGCCTCATCTTTGGTCCGCGTGATCTTTTCCTGCCTCCACGACGAGGGTCTTCTGGACTGGTTGTGTTTCACCAAGAGATGCGAACATCGCACTTTGCTAGGCTCCCCTTGGCCGTTCTTCCCGCTGCCGCTGGGCCGTTCCCACTGGCTGGCATTTGTGATGTGGTTGAAGTAATAAACACGGCCTGCGGACAGAGAGAGGGGgctggggttaaaaaaaaagctccgGGCAGACCCCAAGAATCAGCTTCTTGACCCCAACAGTCAGTTTCTGACCCCAAGAATCAGCTTCTTGACCCCAAGAATCAGCTTCTTGACCCCAAGAATCAGAAGACTAGATTTCTGTGAGTGCTCGGCCACATCCACGCGATCAACTGAAACACACGAGGTAGGAAACAAGACTTTACAACTCCACGTAATTTCCTAGGCAAGCGTTTCCACCGGGAAGCGCCCTTTAGTCAAAGCAACGGCCCCACGCGGAAACAGGCTCCAGCTGCCTTTCCAATTCACGACGCTCGCACAGATCGGCGACAAAACACCCACTGACACAGTCAGAAACCACAAACACCCCCCAGGGCAACACCCCGCCGAGAAGGTGGACGGTGCCGGGTTTCTGGGATAAGATTGCGTTTCACTCCAGCCCTGTTTACAAGGGCAAAACAGCGTAAAGCCTCTCTGTTAAGCACATCCCGCACTGTCAGCAAAGATCACATCTTTGCATCGCACAGACCCTTCCTTCGATCGAGAcgatttctgctttcttccagcaAATCATTCATCCCAAAGCTCTCCACTGAAGCTAGACTAGGCTcgaaaaaaaagccaagcaaaccGAAGTGAAGGATTGCAACAGCAGAGCTGTGCGGCGGGAAGCTACGACCTCATAGCAAAGGACCCAAATTCCCGGTTGCAATCCCAACCAACAGCCTAGACCTGCTAACTCCAGGCAGCCACGCAGCTCCCTCCCCGCAGGACGCTTCAACCACGGTAGTTCTGCCCAAGAAGGGTTCACAGGGGCCCCTCTTCTCTCTCAGCCTCCCTAGACCTCAAACAAAGGAGCAGAGCAGCCAAGCTGATGAACACGACCTCCCGGGAACTGCTTTTGAGCCACTAAGTGTAAAAAGCTCTCGCCGCAAAGGCCAAAATCCGGCTGAAAGCACCGTCCCGACCCAcaccttccctcccccagccccgccgaggGCAAAGCGCCCTAACCCGGCCTTTATAGAGCCTTCTCTcggctcccccaccctgccccgcttCCCTCCACCTTACCCCAGCCGGAgcaaccccccgccccggccgacCTGGCATCGCTCCCCTGGCAGACGACGGTCCCAGGAGCCGCttcgccccccccacccccgccaaggccaccccccccgccccaggggcACGACGCCCCCCCGGGCACGGCAGCCCCGGAGCCAGGCACCCCGCAGAGCCCCACCCGGGCGCTCGGGCCCACCCCGAGCCCAGCTCTCCACACTCCGCCGCCATCAGGCCCCGGGCACCGCTCGCAGCCCCTCAGACCCCGCCGACCGGGCCACACCTCCGCCGGGGACCAGGCCGATACCCCGAGAGGCCCGGCCCGCTGCCCCGGGAGCgggcacccccccagcccctcacgcTCCC
The genomic region above belongs to Calonectris borealis chromosome 31, bCalBor7.hap1.2, whole genome shotgun sequence and contains:
- the PIN1 gene encoding peptidyl-prolyl cis-trans isomerase NIMA-interacting 1 isoform X3; its protein translation is MAEEEKLPAGWEKRMSRSSGRVYYFNHITNASQWERPSGSGKNGQGEPSKVRCSHLLVKHNQSRRPSSWRQEKITRTKDEALELINGYIQKIKSGEEDFESLASQFSDCSSAKAGGDLGAFGRGREMMLCKRPS